Genomic window (Synergistes jonesii):
GAGAACTTATGATGAAGGCCGGATGCAAGGTCTCCATCATCCCCTTTGAGGGTGGCGGAGACGGCGCGATATCCGTGCTTGGCGGTCATGTAAGCGCCGGAGTCGGCGAATACGCGGAGATGGCCTCTTCCGTGGAGGGTGGGAAGATGAGGATCCTCGCGACTTTCAATAAGCTCCCGGGACTGCCGATACCCTCCGTCGCAGAGGCTGGATATCCCAACGTTAAGGTTGAAAAGCTTCGCGGCATCGTGGTGCCCAAAGGAACGCCGACCCCCATCATCAATAAGCTTACGAAACTTTTGAAAGAAGCGATGTCGGATCCTGACTTTAAAGCTTATTACACTTCAAGCAAACTTGTACCGGCGTTTGCGGAGGCGAAAGAATTTAAAAAGATACTCTCAGATCAGACAAAACAGGTGGAAGATTCCTTAAAAGACGTTAAATAAAAACGTTTCGCAGCCGGCGCCGTGGCAGATGAATCAAACAACGGCGCCGGGCACTCTAAATATGGAGGAAAATATTATGTTCAGAAAAGAAGATTGGATATTCGGTTTGATTTCAATCATCATAGGGGGTTTTGTTCTGTTTAGCACCCAAAGTCTGCTCCGCGTGCAAAATATGACGGACCCCGCAGGACCCGCTGCATTGCCGCGTATAATCGCCGTAGTGATGATTATAATCGGGGTAATTCATGTGTTCTTTTCTTTACTGAAAATAAAAAATTGCCGTGTTCTCGGACAAGCTGGCGGTAGAGCCGCTGGCATGCTTAAACCGGTTTTTATGATTGTGGCGGCAAGCATAGTATTTATTTTCTGTCTTGATATACTGGGCTACCCTATAGCAATGCTGCTTCTGATCATTGCCGTTATGTCCTTCGCAGGCGTGCGCGATATAAAGAAGCTTGCGATGACCTCGGTAATAACCACGGCTGTCCTCTTTGCCGCGTTCTTTTACGGTTTGAATGTCAACTTGCCTCTGGGAATCTTCGAGAGATTCTTCTAGCGGACGAAGAAGGAGAAGTGAATTATGGGCACAAACTTTATATTAGGGCTTCAATCTGTATTTCATCTCAATTCGCTGCTGGCTCTCGGATTTGGTGTACTGTGGGGCACGGTCGGCGGAATGATCCCCGGTATCAACGCGACGATAGCGATGGCCCTCCTGCTTCCCTTCACTTGGGGCCTGACTCCCGCCGTTGCGGTGATAATGCTTGCCGGAGTGTACTGCGGAGGAGAATATGGGGGGTCTATTCCAGCCATTTTGATTGGGACTCCGGGAACCAATGCAGCGGCGTGTACCGTCTTTGACGGATACGAGCTGCATAAGAAAGGAGAGACGAGCACGGCGCTTTACGCGTCGCTTCTGGCCTCTGTCTTTGGCGGGCTCGTCGGGGCCGCGCTTTTGGTCTTTATTGCCCTGCCTCTGGCCTCGCTCGCCCTGGCATTTGGCCCCGCCGAATATTTCTCGTTGGCGCTGCTGGGACTGACGCTTATCTGTTCTTTAGGAGAGGATAATGTACTTAAAGGGATTTGGGCCGGGCTCTTCGGAATGCTGCTCGCGACGATCGGCTTTGACCCCGTGGCAGGCGCTTTACGGCTTACGCTTGGCCTGCCCTCACTCTCGGACGGACTTGAAATGATCCCCCTGATGATGGGCCTCTTTGCCATATCGGAGGTCTTCAGGCAATCGATGGAACTGAAAACCGGCGTCGTCATGGAGCAAAGAAAGATTGACATGTCGTTCCCAGGATGGAGCACCATAAAAAAATGGATTCCATGCGCCGCGGCCTCCTCCTTGCTGGGGGTCGTCATCGGGGCGATGCCGGGCGCCGGAGCCACCGTCGCCTCCTTTCTGAGCTACAGTGGCACGAAAAAATGGAGTAAAGACCCGGATTCTTTTGGAAAGGGAAATCCCTTGGGTGTGATTGCACCGGAGTCGGCAAACAACGCTGTTACAGGCGGCGCGATGGTTCCGCTACTGGCGCTTGGCATACCCGGCTCTAACTCGACAGCGATAATGCTCGGAGCCTTGATAATCCATAACGTCACCCCGGGCCCGATGCTCTTTGTCAATCACCCGGATATACCGTATGGTATATTTACAGCCCTTTTTGTAGCAAATATTTTTATGCTCTTTGTCGGACAGATATGCATTAAATTCGCCGTGCGTATCGCGAATATATCAAAGCCGTCTTTGCTTGCTCTGATAATCGCGCTGGTATTCACAGGCTCCTATGCTTACAGCGGTGAAATTTTTGACATCTGGGTGGCGTTGGTCTGTGGTATTATTGGCCTTGCAATGAAAAAAGGGCATCTGCCTCACGCCGCGACCGTACTTGGTTTCGTCCTCGGTTCGATTATGGAGACAAATCTGAGAAGAGCCCTGATATTGACCAAAGGGAGCTATATGATGGTTTTCATGAATTCAAAAATAAGCTCGGTGTTGATTTTCATTGCACTGTTTTCCGTACTGTGGGCGCTCTTTAAGCCGTTCTATGATTCGATAAAGGCGCGCCGACAGGCCGCTTAAGCCCCAAGCAGGGATAAGCCTGATAATGGGTAACATCTTCCAACAAGCCATCGCTTTTTTCGTAACGTTCGCGATTGGCATGGTAGGATGCTTCTTATTCAAAATCCTCAAAATACCAAACCCTGCATTATTGGGAGCGATGTTCAGCACAAGTATACTCAGTGTCTTTGGATATTACCCCAGCTTTCCACTTAGGCCGATTTCCTTCTG
Coding sequences:
- a CDS encoding tripartite tricarboxylate transporter TctB family protein produces the protein MFRKEDWIFGLISIIIGGFVLFSTQSLLRVQNMTDPAGPAALPRIIAVVMIIIGVIHVFFSLLKIKNCRVLGQAGGRAAGMLKPVFMIVAASIVFIFCLDILGYPIAMLLLIIAVMSFAGVRDIKKLAMTSVITTAVLFAAFFYGLNVNLPLGIFERFF
- a CDS encoding tripartite tricarboxylate transporter permease, giving the protein MGTNFILGLQSVFHLNSLLALGFGVLWGTVGGMIPGINATIAMALLLPFTWGLTPAVAVIMLAGVYCGGEYGGSIPAILIGTPGTNAAACTVFDGYELHKKGETSTALYASLLASVFGGLVGAALLVFIALPLASLALAFGPAEYFSLALLGLTLICSLGEDNVLKGIWAGLFGMLLATIGFDPVAGALRLTLGLPSLSDGLEMIPLMMGLFAISEVFRQSMELKTGVVMEQRKIDMSFPGWSTIKKWIPCAAASSLLGVVIGAMPGAGATVASFLSYSGTKKWSKDPDSFGKGNPLGVIAPESANNAVTGGAMVPLLALGIPGSNSTAIMLGALIIHNVTPGPMLFVNHPDIPYGIFTALFVANIFMLFVGQICIKFAVRIANISKPSLLALIIALVFTGSYAYSGEIFDIWVALVCGIIGLAMKKGHLPHAATVLGFVLGSIMETNLRRALILTKGSYMMVFMNSKISSVLIFIALFSVLWALFKPFYDSIKARRQAA